A window of the Lactuca sativa cultivar Salinas chromosome 5, Lsat_Salinas_v11, whole genome shotgun sequence genome harbors these coding sequences:
- the LOC111891884 gene encoding serine carboxypeptidase-like 13, which produces MQIITTAQVFLLLVVSLEVNESRFLVKTLPGLLGDLPFTLETGYVGVGESDEVQLFYYFVESEGNPKDDPLMLWLTGGPGCSGLSGLLYEIGPFTINYANSTLEKTMLEINPHSWTKAANIIFLDQPAGTGFSYAKTPETYITNDTSSTMHTYQFLRKWLVDHPTFLKNPLYIGADSYTGLVTPMIVQKIYNGNEVGEWPQINIKGYVLGNPLTDTSGEYNSRIPFAHRMALLSDSIYKLTEDNCQGEHLNVDPNNTLCIHYLQVVDKCLERIRLSHVLEPFCESSNAIKSHLFRRDLRSLDKTSVDIMSLPQLQKQWCRDDNYVYSSIWANSKDVREALNIREELNEIEWVRCNETLHFHFDKEPVSYFHNVPSVVSYHRNLTDKNCRALVYSGDHDMVVPYMATMNWIESLNLLAVNDWRPWFVDEQVAGYTVKYSNHEYSLTYATVKGGGHTAPEYKPKECLSMLMRWLAKDAL; this is translated from the exons ATGCAGATTATTACCACTGCGCAAGTGTTTTTGCTGCTGGTAGTTTCTTTGGAGGTAAATGAATCACGGTTCCTGGTTAAGACTCTGCCAGGTTTGCTTGGTGATCTTCCTTTTACACTCGAAACAGG TTACGTTGGTGTAGGAGAATCCGATGAGGTGCAACTATTTTACTACTTTGTTGAGTCTGAAGGGAACCCGAAAGACGACCCTCTCATGCTTTGGCTCACAGGAGGGCCTGGTTGTTCTGGTCTTTCTGGCCTATTGTATGAAATAG GCCCATTCACTATCAACTATGCGAATTCCACTTTGGAGAAGACAATGCTCGAGATAAACCCTCACAGTTGGACAAAG GCAGCCAACATAATATTTCTTGATCAACCAGCTGGAACTGGATTCTCGTATGCAAAAACCCCCGAAACTTATATAACAAATGATACATCATCAACAATGCATACTTACCAATTTCTAAGGAAG TGGCTTGTGGATCATCCTACATTTCTCAAAAATCCATTGTATATTGGTGCTGATTCCTACACTGGCCTAGTGACACCAATGATTGTTCAGAAAATATATAACG GTAATGAAGTTGGAGAATGGCCACAAATCAACATCAAA GGGTATGTGCTTGGTAATCCTCTAACAGACACAAGTGGTGAGTATAATTCAAGAATACCATTTGCTCATCGTATGGCACTTTTATCAGATTCAATCTACAAG TTAACTGAAGATAATTGTCAAGGTGAGCACCTGAATGTTGATCCAAACAACACTCTCTGCATACATTATCTTCAAGTGGTAGATAAG TGCCTTGAAAGAATTCGCCTGTCCCACGTTTTAGAGCCTTTTTGTGAATCTTCAAATGCCATAAAATCTCATCTCTTCAGGAGGGACTTAAGATCTCTTGACAAAACTTCTGTGGATATTATGTCGTTGCCTCAACTTCAGAAACAATGGTGTCGT GATGACAACTATGTGTACTCCTCTATATGGGCCAATAGCAAAGATGTTCGAGAGGCTCTTAACATTCGTGAG GAGTTAAACGAAATCGAGTGGGTGCGATGCAATGAAACCTTGCATTTTCATTTTGATAAGGAACCCGTATCTTACTTTCATAATGTCCCGAGTGTGGTTTCCTATCATCGAAATCTTACTGATAAAAATTGTCGAGCTCTTGTATATAG TGGAGATCATGACATGGTTGTTCCGTATATGGCTACAATGAACTGGATTGAATCGCTAAATCTGTTAGCTGTGAATGACTGGAGACCTTGGTTTGTTGATGAACAAGTAGCCGG ATACACCGTGAAATATTCGAACCATGAATACAGCTTAACCTATGCTACTGTAAAG GGAGGAGGTCACACAGCTCCAGAGTACAAACCTAAAGAATGCTTAAGCATGCTTATGAGGTGGCTTGCTAAGGACGCTCTCTAA